Proteins found in one Thermostichus vulcanus str. 'Rupite' genomic segment:
- a CDS encoding TfoX/Sxy family protein, protein MSFSLSYSRMMSEGSRTPGQLHPGGTINDFTPLKGLKNIVPTIAQQLAEVGIVTVRDLKSVGVVNTYKRLKAQNPAITIPICYYLYALQGALEGVHWDDLSPEVARLWAETSLTNLNGDP, encoded by the coding sequence ATGAGTTTTTCTCTAAGTTATTCTCGAATGATGTCTGAGGGATCCCGCACACCAGGGCAACTTCATCCAGGAGGCACCATAAATGATTTTACCCCTCTAAAAGGACTCAAAAACATTGTCCCAACCATTGCCCAGCAGCTAGCGGAAGTCGGCATAGTCACCGTTAGGGATTTGAAATCGGTCGGCGTGGTCAATACCTACAAACGATTGAAAGCCCAAAATCCCGCCATAACCATTCCGATTTGCTACTATCTCTATGCTCTGCAAGGGGCTTTGGAGGGTGTACATTGGGATGATTTATCCCCAGAGGTTGCCCGTCTGTGGGCAG
- a CDS encoding PadR family transcriptional regulator, with product MALTHAILAALQEEPCSGYDLMKRFDGSVGFFWQASHQQIYRELSKLEDLGLLQSEAIRQAHRPDKKIYRVTDKGLNYLRQWILEPGAASPTRDELLVKTFAGHLVDWPAFKALLEQQRGQHLERLAIYRRIEATYFSDPQTLPRPYRFQYATLRKGIRSEESWLAWCEEIMTLLQPD from the coding sequence TTGGCCTTAACTCATGCGATTTTGGCGGCTTTACAGGAAGAGCCCTGTAGTGGCTACGACCTGATGAAACGGTTTGACGGCTCCGTTGGTTTTTTCTGGCAGGCCAGCCACCAGCAGATCTATCGGGAGCTCAGCAAGCTAGAAGATCTGGGCCTATTGCAGTCAGAGGCAATCCGACAAGCCCACCGGCCCGACAAAAAGATCTACCGTGTTACGGATAAGGGGTTGAATTATCTGCGTCAGTGGATCCTGGAGCCGGGGGCAGCTTCTCCAACTCGGGATGAACTGTTGGTGAAAACCTTTGCCGGACATTTGGTGGATTGGCCCGCTTTCAAAGCGCTACTCGAACAGCAGCGGGGACAACACCTGGAACGCCTAGCCATCTATCGCCGCATTGAAGCAACCTATTTTTCGGATCCCCAAACCTTGCCTCGTCCATACCGCTTTCAGTACGCCACCCTACGCAAGGGCATCCGCTCTGAAGAGTCATGGCTGGCTTGGTGTGAGGAGATCATGACCCTACTGCAGCCGGATTGA